From one Triticum urartu cultivar G1812 chromosome 3, Tu2.1, whole genome shotgun sequence genomic stretch:
- the LOC125544331 gene encoding zinc finger MYM-type protein 1-like — MKRKRTMHSWFASSSNTLPIVPESNVAPINVIVQPTPIENIIPDDPTNESTNPSVDESTNPTSNERTNPPTDESTNQPAPPTQYILEFHPSQIFGDPADRIPIEDYAPKIRSEVRRAYLLKERNKASGHKFEVTLDGKIWRSFQPQWLDRFVWLEYSVAKEAAFCFPCFLFMKPSHAATFGNDVFTIDGYKRWKTAFASFQKHVGGPSSYHNIARGSCDDFKNQRANVATKFRAHTKESEIKYKIRLTASLDCARYLIAQGEAFRGHDESSDSVNKGNFTEFLDWYKDKNKDVKDAFDNGQGNALMICSQIQKDLATCCALEVTKVIKNELEDKNFVILVHEARDCSMKEQMAIILRFLDDSGELQERFLAIKHITDCTSAGIKEALFYVSKYHGLSNNRLRG, encoded by the exons ATGAAGAGAAAGAGGACTATGCATAGTTGGTTTGCAAGTAGTTCAAATACACTTCCTATTGTTCCTGAATCCAATGTTGCCCCAATTAATGTTATTGTTCAGCCTACCCCCATAGAGAACATAATCCCCGATGATCCAACAAACGAGAGCACTAATCCCTCGGTTGATGAGAGCACCAATCCCACTTCAAATGAGAGAACCAATCCCCCAACCGATGAGAGCACAAACCAACCAGCACCACCAACACAATATATATTAGAATTTCATCCAAGTCAGATTTTTGGTGATCCGGCGGATCGAATACCAATAGAAGATTATGCCCCTAAAATTCGAAGTGAAGTGAGAAGAGCTTATTTGTTGAAAGAGCGAAACAAAGCAAGTGGGCATAAATTTGAAGTCACATTGGACGGTAAAATTTGGAGATCTTTTCAACCACAATGGCTAGATAGGTTTGTTTGGTTGGAATATAGTGTCGCAAAGGAGGCTGCCTTTTGTTTCCCTTGTTTTCTTTTCATGAAACCATCACATGCTGCTACATTTGGAAATGACGTATTTACCATAGATGGTTACAAACGCTGGAAAACAGCTTTCGCAAGTTTTCAAAAACATGTTGGTGGTCCATCTAGTTACCACAACATTGCTAGAGGCTCGTGTGATGATTTCAAGAATCAAAGGGCCAATGTGGCTACCAAATTCCGAGCACATACTAAAGAATCTGAAATAAAATATAAAATCCGTTTGACTGCATCATTAGATTGTGCAAGGTATCTCATAGCTCAAGGGGAAGCTTTTCGTGGACATGATGAGTCCTCCGATTCCGTAAACAAAGGCAATTTCACGGAGTTCTTGGATTGGTACAAAGATAAGAATAAAGATGTGAAAGATGCATTTGACAATGGGCAAGGTAATGCACTTATGATATGTTCACAGATTCAAAAGGACCTTGCTACATGTTGTGCTTTGGAGGTAACCAAAGTCATCAAGAATGAGCTTGAAGATAAGAATTTTGTGATACTTGTTCATGAGGCTAGAGATTGCTCAATGAAGGAGCAAATGGCAATAATTTTGAG ATTTTTGGATGATAGTGGGGAGCTTCAGGAGAGATTTCTTGCTATTAAGCACATCACAGATTGCACATCTGCCGGAATTAAAGAAGCATTGTTTTATGTCTCAAAGTACCATGGCTTGTCTAATAATAGGCTACGTGGATAG